From one Equus asinus isolate D_3611 breed Donkey chromosome 5, EquAss-T2T_v2, whole genome shotgun sequence genomic stretch:
- the RAB42 gene encoding ras-related protein Rab-42 yields the protein MEAGGCLYQFRIALLGDAAVGKTSLLRRYVAGAPGAPQPEPEPEAEPPTVGVEFYSRALQLPAGPRVKLQLWDTAGHERYRCITRSFYRNVVGVLLVFDVTNRKSFEHIPDWHQEVMATRGPDKAIFLLVGHKSDLQSTRCVSAQEAEELATSLGMAFLETSAKNNCNVDLAFDTLADAIQQALQQGDIKLEEDWGGVRLIHKTQIARSTSRKQHPGPCHC from the exons ATGGAGGCTGGGGGCTGCCTCTACCAGTTCCGGATCGCGCTGCTGGGTGACGCGGCCGTGGGCAAGACGTCGCTGCTGCGGCGCTACGTGGCGGGCGCGCCCGGGGCCCCGCAGCCGGAGCCCGAGCCCGAGGCGGAGCCGCCCACGGTGGGCGTCGAGTTCTACAGCCGCGCGCTGCAGCTGCCGGCCGGGCCGCGCGTCAAGCTGCAGCTCTGGGACACTGCGGGCCACGAGCGCTACAG GTGCATCACCAGGTCCTTCTACCGGAACGTGGTGGGTGTCCTGCTGGTCTTTGATGTGACAAACAGGAAGTCCTTTGAACACATCCCAGACTGGCACCAGGAGGTCATGGCCACTCGTGGCCCCGACAAGGCCATCTTCCTGCTGGTTGGCCACAAGAGTGACCTGCAGAGCACCCGCTGTGTCTCGGCTCAGGAGGCAGAGGAACTGGCCACCTCCCTGGGCATGGCCTTCCTGGAGACCTCAGCCAAAAATAACTGCAACGTGGATCTGGCTTTTGACACCCTTGCTGATGCCATCCAGCAGGCCCTGCAGCAGGGGGACATCAAGCTGGAGGAGGACTGGGGGGGTGTCCGACTTATCCACAAGACCCAAATCGCCAGGTCCACCAGCAGGAAGCAGCACCCAGGCCCATGCCACTGTTGA